The following are encoded in a window of Desulfuromonas sp. genomic DNA:
- a CDS encoding O-acetylhomoserine aminocarboxypropyltransferase/cysteine synthase family protein: MSDDTPKGLGTQAVHAGQFPDPTTGSRAVPIYQTTSYVFNSTEHAADLFALKEMGNIYTRLMNPTTDVLEKRLAEMDGGAAALALASGSAAITLAILNLARCGDNIVSSSGLYGGTYNLFHHTFARMGITVKFVDSGDPAAVAAAIDDDTKAVYTETIGNPKNNVDDFEAVAKVAHDHGLPLIVDNTVATPALFRPIEHGADIVCYSLTKFIGGHGTSIGGAVVDAGTFDWSSGRFPEYTEPAPSYHGLVYHEALGNLAYILKMRITLLRDMGPCLSPFNAFQFLQGLETLHVRMPRHCENALAVSRFLQEHPCVEWVNYPGLPSHPDFDRARKYLPAGAGAILGFGIKGGAQAGARFINGVKLASHLANIGDAKTLVIHPATTTHQQLSAEEQLAAGVTPDYIRVSVGIEDAADIIADLDQALRGSQG; encoded by the coding sequence ATGTCCGACGACACCCCGAAAGGCCTCGGCACCCAGGCCGTGCACGCCGGCCAGTTCCCCGACCCGACGACCGGCTCGCGGGCGGTCCCCATCTACCAGACCACCTCCTACGTCTTCAATTCCACGGAGCACGCCGCCGACCTCTTCGCGCTGAAGGAGATGGGGAACATCTACACCCGCCTCATGAACCCCACCACCGACGTGCTCGAGAAGCGCCTCGCGGAGATGGACGGCGGGGCCGCCGCCCTGGCGCTGGCCTCGGGATCGGCGGCGATCACCCTGGCGATCCTCAACCTGGCCCGCTGCGGCGACAACATCGTCTCCTCGAGCGGCCTGTACGGCGGCACCTACAACCTCTTCCACCACACCTTCGCCCGCATGGGGATCACGGTGAAGTTCGTCGATTCGGGGGATCCGGCCGCCGTCGCCGCGGCCATCGACGACGACACGAAGGCGGTCTACACCGAGACGATCGGCAACCCGAAGAACAACGTCGACGACTTCGAGGCCGTCGCCAAGGTCGCCCACGACCACGGCCTGCCCCTGATCGTCGACAACACGGTCGCCACCCCGGCTCTGTTCCGCCCCATCGAGCACGGCGCCGACATCGTCTGCTACTCGCTGACCAAGTTCATCGGCGGCCACGGCACGAGCATCGGCGGCGCGGTGGTCGACGCCGGCACCTTCGACTGGTCGAGCGGCCGCTTCCCCGAGTACACCGAACCCGCCCCCTCGTACCACGGCCTGGTCTACCACGAGGCCCTCGGCAACCTCGCCTACATCCTGAAGATGCGCATCACCCTGCTGCGGGACATGGGGCCCTGCCTTTCCCCCTTCAACGCCTTCCAGTTCCTGCAGGGCCTGGAGACCCTTCACGTGCGCATGCCCCGCCACTGCGAGAACGCCCTTGCGGTGTCCCGCTTTCTCCAGGAGCACCCCTGCGTGGAGTGGGTCAACTATCCCGGCCTTCCGAGCCACCCCGACTTTGATCGGGCCCGGAAGTACCTGCCCGCCGGGGCCGGCGCGATCCTCGGCTTCGGCATCAAGGGGGGCGCACAGGCGGGGGCCCGCTTCATCAACGGAGTGAAGCTGGCCAGCCACCTCGCCAACATCGGCGACGCCAAGACCCTGGTGATCCACCCGGCGACCACCACCCACCAGCAGCTCTCCGCCGAGGAGCAGCTCGCCGCCGGGGTCACCCCCGACTACATTCGGGTCTCGGTCGGCATCGAGGACGCCGCCGACATCATCGCGGACCTCGACCAGGCATTGAGGGGGAGTCAGGGCTGA
- a CDS encoding lysophospholipid acyltransferase family protein → MPKRFLKNIAEYGMFLVLALVVRALPRGAAFRLGTLLGHLSRHLQPGRRRTAAENLRLAFPDMPENEVRETLRKIFVHLGTSGVEMLRLDLFKGKADLEKYFSFEGMEHLEEAFAMGKGVFLLSGHVGFWEVGTFFMPTLGFPVDFVAKKMKNPYVDRFFTRVREAAGGRCIDSKKGARRIVRSLAENRAVAVLIDQHARPKEAVVVDFFNRPAHTTPIIARIAMKNGTPIVPVFVHRTQDNHYRVTIEPMILLEKKSDEEAVTRGTSLLTGVIEAAVREDISQWFWVHRRWRAQKPPKKTAA, encoded by the coding sequence ATGCCGAAACGCTTTCTGAAAAACATCGCCGAGTACGGAATGTTCCTCGTTCTGGCCCTGGTTGTCCGGGCCCTGCCGCGAGGGGCCGCCTTCCGCCTCGGCACCCTCCTCGGCCACCTCTCCCGGCACCTGCAGCCGGGCAGGCGCCGCACCGCGGCGGAAAACCTGCGCCTGGCCTTCCCCGACATGCCGGAGAACGAGGTGCGCGAGACGCTCCGCAAAATCTTCGTTCACCTCGGAACGAGCGGGGTGGAGATGCTGCGGCTCGACCTGTTCAAGGGAAAGGCGGACCTGGAGAAGTATTTTTCCTTCGAGGGGATGGAGCACCTGGAGGAGGCCTTCGCCATGGGCAAGGGAGTCTTCCTGCTGAGCGGTCACGTCGGTTTCTGGGAGGTGGGGACCTTCTTCATGCCGACCCTCGGCTTTCCCGTCGACTTCGTCGCCAAGAAGATGAAAAACCCCTACGTGGACCGTTTCTTCACCCGGGTGCGGGAAGCGGCCGGGGGGCGCTGCATCGACAGCAAGAAGGGGGCGCGCAGAATCGTCCGTTCCCTGGCCGAGAACCGCGCGGTCGCGGTTTTGATCGACCAGCACGCCCGGCCGAAGGAGGCGGTGGTGGTCGATTTCTTCAACCGCCCGGCGCACACCACCCCGATCATCGCCCGCATCGCCATGAAAAACGGCACCCCGATCGTCCCCGTCTTCGTCCACCGCACACAGGACAACCACTACCGGGTCACCATCGAGCCGATGATCCTCCTGGAGAAAAAGTCCGACGAAGAGGCCGTCACCCGCGGGACCTCCCTGCTGACCGGGGTCATCGAGGCGGCGGTCCGCGAGGACATCAGCCAATGGTTCTGGGTCCACCGCCGCTGGCGGGCGCAGAAACCGCCGAAAAAGACGGCCGCCTGA
- a CDS encoding tRNA (cytidine(34)-2'-O)-methyltransferase codes for MPSETPFHIVLIEPEIPPNTGNIARLCAATGTALHLVGPLGFSLDDRYLRRAGLDYWPAVKLQRWDSFDELARAHPDGRFWYATKRAKISYADAAFEEGDFLVFGKETAGLPEALLEKNPGRAIRIPIFTEAVRSLNLSTAAGIVLYEALRQAGRLSD; via the coding sequence ATGCCGTCAGAGACCCCCTTTCACATCGTCCTCATCGAACCGGAGATCCCCCCAAACACGGGGAACATCGCCCGGCTGTGCGCGGCGACCGGAACCGCCCTGCACCTGGTCGGCCCCCTCGGGTTTTCCCTCGACGACCGCTACCTGCGCCGCGCGGGCCTCGACTACTGGCCGGCGGTGAAGCTGCAGCGCTGGGACAGCTTCGACGAGCTGGCCCGGGCCCACCCGGACGGCCGCTTCTGGTACGCCACGAAACGGGCGAAGATCTCTTACGCCGATGCGGCCTTCGAAGAGGGCGACTTCCTCGTCTTCGGCAAGGAGACGGCCGGGCTTCCGGAGGCGCTGCTGGAGAAGAACCCCGGACGGGCGATCCGCATCCCCATCTTCACCGAGGCGGTGCGCAGCCTCAACCTCTCCACCGCGGCCGGCATCGTCCTCTACGAGGCGCTGCGCCAGGCCGGACGCCTGAGCGACTAG
- a CDS encoding methylated-DNA--[protein]-cysteine S-methyltransferase, giving the protein MNRGDVGKGTAYALCRVPVGWVGLVAREGTLVELLLRGNRADAEEEIAERHPNAVPGAGGVLDAAAEQLEEYFAGERRSFDLPLDLARLSPFARQVSLALANVPYGETVAYGKLASLAGRPGAARAVGRVMAANPYPLAIPCHRVMGAGGKLTGYSAGEGIATKAWLLDFERKGGA; this is encoded by the coding sequence ATGAACAGGGGGGATGTCGGGAAAGGGACGGCCTACGCCCTCTGCCGGGTCCCGGTCGGGTGGGTCGGCCTGGTCGCCCGGGAGGGGACCCTCGTGGAGCTCCTTCTCCGGGGAAACAGGGCGGACGCCGAAGAAGAGATCGCTGAACGCCACCCGAATGCCGTGCCGGGCGCCGGCGGCGTCCTCGACGCGGCCGCGGAGCAGTTGGAGGAGTACTTTGCCGGGGAGCGGCGCTCCTTCGACCTCCCCCTCGACCTGGCGCGGCTCAGTCCTTTCGCCCGACAGGTCTCCCTGGCCCTGGCGAACGTACCCTACGGCGAAACCGTCGCCTACGGGAAACTGGCCTCTCTGGCGGGCCGTCCCGGCGCGGCCCGGGCCGTGGGCCGGGTCATGGCCGCCAACCCTTACCCCCTGGCGATTCCCTGCCACAGGGTGATGGGGGCCGGGGGGAAGCTGACAGGCTATTCGGCCGGGGAGGGGATCGCCACCAAGGCGTGGCTGCTCGATTTCGAAAGGAAGGGAGGCGCCTAG
- the murJ gene encoding murein biosynthesis integral membrane protein MurJ has translation MSEKKEISRATGVMGAATALSRVVGLVRDMVVAAWFGAGFGTDAFFMAFTIPNLLRRFFAEGTLTAAFVPTFADVYHRQGREEAERVARVCWTLLLLVMAVVTLLGIVGSPWIVRGIGFGFGAVEGKLALTDLLNRIMFPYIFFVSLLALVTGVLNVLGHYFLPALSPLFLNLCMIATAWFLAPVMEIPISALAIGVVIGGAVQLLAQFPVLRRKGIRLRLDFSFAHPAVGKIARLMLPGIAGVAIYQINVVVTRLLASFLPEGSVSYLYYGQRLFEFPNGIFVAALAQAVLPAMSRQAALGEGEGVKESLRFALGLIALVTVPAAAGLVLCAEPVYSLFFMKGAFSFGDVEQTAAALAAFAPGLFFVGVSRVVVPAFYARKDTRTPVVISFWTLLVNAGLGLALMGPLGHVGLAVALTLASAFNGLALLVALRRKVGPLGLRPLAWSLARVGVVTALMVLVVRHILDYGAWAVPGAALAKGAVLGGGLAAGVLVYGLGCLALGIPEAREALSMVRGRLGGRG, from the coding sequence ATGTCCGAGAAGAAGGAAATATCGCGCGCTACCGGAGTCATGGGAGCGGCGACCGCCCTGAGCCGCGTCGTGGGCCTGGTCAGGGACATGGTGGTGGCCGCCTGGTTCGGAGCCGGCTTCGGCACCGACGCCTTCTTCATGGCCTTCACGATCCCCAACCTGCTGCGGCGCTTCTTCGCCGAGGGCACCCTGACCGCCGCCTTCGTCCCCACCTTCGCCGACGTCTACCACCGGCAGGGCAGGGAGGAGGCCGAGAGGGTGGCCCGGGTCTGCTGGACCCTGCTCCTGCTGGTGATGGCGGTCGTGACCCTGCTCGGCATTGTCGGTTCTCCCTGGATCGTTCGGGGGATCGGTTTCGGATTCGGGGCCGTCGAGGGGAAGCTCGCCCTTACCGACCTGCTCAACCGGATCATGTTCCCGTATATCTTCTTCGTCAGCCTCCTCGCCCTCGTCACCGGCGTGCTCAACGTGCTGGGGCACTACTTCCTGCCCGCCCTCTCGCCCCTCTTTCTGAACCTGTGCATGATCGCGACCGCCTGGTTTCTCGCTCCCGTCATGGAGATTCCGATCTCCGCCCTGGCGATCGGGGTGGTGATCGGCGGAGCGGTCCAGCTCCTGGCCCAGTTCCCGGTCCTGCGGCGCAAGGGGATCCGGCTGCGCCTCGACTTCAGCTTCGCCCATCCCGCCGTGGGCAAGATCGCCCGCCTCATGCTTCCCGGGATCGCCGGTGTGGCGATCTACCAGATCAATGTCGTGGTGACCCGCCTGCTCGCCTCCTTCCTTCCGGAGGGGAGCGTCTCCTACCTGTATTACGGCCAGCGCCTCTTCGAGTTTCCGAACGGCATCTTCGTCGCCGCCCTCGCCCAGGCCGTCCTCCCGGCCATGAGCCGGCAGGCCGCCCTCGGGGAAGGGGAGGGGGTGAAGGAATCGCTGCGCTTCGCCCTCGGCCTGATCGCCCTGGTGACGGTCCCGGCCGCCGCGGGGCTGGTCCTCTGCGCGGAGCCGGTCTACAGCCTCTTCTTCATGAAGGGGGCCTTCTCCTTCGGCGACGTGGAGCAGACCGCCGCGGCACTGGCCGCCTTCGCCCCGGGTCTCTTCTTCGTCGGGGTCAGCCGGGTTGTGGTGCCGGCCTTCTACGCCCGCAAGGATACCCGCACCCCGGTGGTGATTTCCTTCTGGACCCTGCTGGTCAACGCTGGCCTCGGCCTCGCCCTCATGGGGCCGCTGGGACACGTCGGCCTGGCCGTCGCCCTGACCCTCGCCTCGGCCTTCAACGGCCTGGCCCTCCTTGTGGCGCTGCGCCGCAAGGTCGGCCCCCTCGGGCTTCGTCCCCTGGCCTGGAGCCTCGCCCGGGTCGGGGTCGTCACCGCCCTCATGGTCCTCGTCGTGCGGCATATCCTCGATTACGGCGCCTGGGCGGTTCCCGGCGCCGCCCTGGCGAAGGGGGCGGTTCTCGGAGGCGGCCTCGCCGCCGGGGTGCTCGTCTACGGGCTGGGGTGCCTGGCGCTGGGGATTCCCGAGGCGCGCGAGGCGCTGTCTATGGTTCGGGGCCGGCTCGGGGGAAGAGGATGA
- the rpsT gene encoding 30S ribosomal protein S20 has protein sequence MANHKSAIKRIKQNAKRQARNSHIRSTMRTFVKQLRTAVAGGDVEAAKVALERVVPYIDKAATKGVIHKSTASRKISRLTRLVNTIQA, from the coding sequence TTGGCCAACCATAAGTCAGCGATCAAAAGGATCAAGCAAAACGCCAAACGCCAGGCCCGCAACAGCCATATCCGATCGACCATGCGCACCTTCGTCAAGCAGCTTCGCACCGCCGTTGCCGGCGGCGACGTCGAAGCCGCCAAGGTCGCCCTGGAGCGGGTCGTGCCCTATATCGACAAGGCTGCCACCAAGGGGGTCATTCACAAATCGACCGCCAGCCGCAAGATTTCCCGCCTGACCCGCCTGGTGAACACCATCCAGGCTTAG
- the holA gene encoding DNA polymerase III subunit delta, producing the protein MTVGELNRALNEHKVPGLLLLYGEETFSLEEALGRVRDATVPPAERDFNLTSFDGREATAGALLDEVRTLPVFARQRLVIVRGAQHLKAAELDALLPYLKDPVPETVLVLVADKIDGRRKFYQEFRKRGALVEFKKLYDNQIPAFVKEQARQAGRSLTEEAMALFCRRVGTNLQEVHGELSKLFQYMGEKTLAEEGDVAAIVSDTRADSIFDLTNALGRRKLGEATRLLRRLLEEGVAPLVVLSMLVRHFRQLWKTRSLQDQGVPFKELSRRIGVNPYFMKDIAEQASRFNAAQYREAFNLFLETDLALKSSGGSPGALLDRLLYGLVGQGGGR; encoded by the coding sequence ATGACAGTCGGTGAACTCAATCGCGCCCTCAATGAGCACAAGGTCCCGGGGCTGCTCCTGCTCTACGGGGAGGAGACGTTCTCCCTCGAAGAGGCCCTCGGAAGGGTCCGGGACGCCACCGTCCCCCCCGCGGAGAGGGACTTCAACCTGACCAGCTTCGACGGCCGCGAGGCGACCGCCGGAGCCCTGCTCGACGAAGTGCGCACCCTGCCCGTTTTCGCTCGGCAGCGACTGGTGATCGTCAGGGGCGCCCAGCACCTCAAGGCCGCCGAACTCGACGCCCTGCTCCCCTACCTGAAGGACCCCGTTCCCGAAACCGTTCTCGTCCTCGTTGCCGATAAGATCGACGGGCGCCGCAAGTTCTACCAGGAGTTCCGCAAGCGAGGCGCCCTGGTCGAGTTCAAAAAGCTCTACGACAACCAGATCCCCGCCTTTGTCAAGGAACAGGCGCGGCAGGCCGGGCGCTCCTTGACCGAAGAGGCCATGGCCCTGTTCTGCCGGCGGGTCGGGACCAACCTGCAGGAAGTCCACGGCGAACTCTCCAAGCTTTTTCAGTACATGGGGGAAAAGACCCTGGCCGAAGAGGGGGACGTGGCGGCCATCGTCTCCGACACCCGGGCAGACAGCATCTTCGATCTGACCAACGCCCTCGGCAGGCGAAAGCTCGGGGAGGCGACGAGGCTGCTGCGCAGACTCCTCGAAGAGGGGGTCGCTCCGCTCGTGGTCCTGTCGATGCTCGTGCGTCATTTCCGTCAGCTCTGGAAGACACGGTCACTGCAGGATCAGGGGGTGCCTTTTAAAGAACTTTCGCGGCGGATCGGGGTTAACCCCTATTTCATGAAGGATATTGCCGAGCAGGCGAGCCGCTTTAACGCGGCCCAGTATCGGGAAGCCTTCAACCTTTTTCTCGAAACCGACCTCGCTCTCAAGTCGAGCGGCGGCAGTCCAGGGGCCCTGCTCGACAGGCTCCTGTACGGTCTGGTGGGTCAGGGGGGCGGGCGTTGA
- a CDS encoding LptE family protein produces the protein MRRFLLLALALFLLGGCGYRFGWDGASRPEGLETVYVDMFANRSTEPFLENTVTNRVVEQFSRRGGWRLSEDAKAADAVLSGTVQSYTTLPISYDALDEITEYRSEVTINAVMRRGRDGKVLWKGKVAWSEEYPAADDKALQEDNEATATALAAERIAEELYFRVVNRF, from the coding sequence ATGCGCCGGTTCCTGCTCCTGGCCCTTGCGCTGTTTCTGCTCGGCGGCTGCGGCTACCGGTTCGGCTGGGACGGCGCCTCCCGTCCCGAGGGCCTGGAGACGGTTTACGTGGACATGTTCGCCAACCGCTCCACCGAGCCGTTTCTCGAGAACACCGTGACCAACCGTGTGGTGGAGCAATTCTCCCGGCGCGGCGGGTGGCGCCTGAGCGAGGATGCGAAGGCGGCCGACGCGGTCCTGTCCGGCACCGTCCAGTCGTACACCACTCTGCCGATCTCCTACGACGCCCTCGACGAGATCACCGAGTACCGCTCTGAAGTGACGATCAACGCCGTCATGCGGCGCGGCCGGGACGGCAAGGTCCTTTGGAAGGGGAAGGTCGCCTGGAGCGAAGAGTATCCCGCTGCCGACGACAAGGCCCTTCAGGAGGACAACGAGGCCACCGCCACCGCCCTCGCCGCCGAGCGGATTGCCGAAGAACTTTACTTTCGCGTCGTGAACCGTTTCTGA
- a CDS encoding class I tRNA ligase family protein has translation MEGCYRFLNRVWRAVSENLDALPEAGSTAPFEEAGRALRRQTHRTIKKVTEDVDGRFHFNTAIAAVMELVNAIYGFEAKAECPATLREALETVVRLLAPFVPHVSEELWSCLGHEGGLEKAGWPAWVEEALAEQEKTIVVQVNGKMRGKVTVPADADEETVRKTALADSNVARFVDGKTLRKVIVVPGRLVNVVVG, from the coding sequence GTGGAGGGCTGCTACCGCTTTCTTAACCGGGTCTGGCGGGCCGTCTCCGAAAACCTCGACGCCCTGCCCGAAGCCGGCTCCACGGCCCCCTTCGAAGAGGCGGGCCGGGCCCTGCGCCGGCAGACCCACCGGACCATCAAGAAGGTGACCGAGGACGTTGACGGGCGCTTTCACTTCAACACCGCCATCGCCGCGGTCATGGAGCTTGTCAACGCCATCTACGGTTTCGAGGCGAAGGCGGAGTGCCCGGCGACCCTGCGAGAAGCCCTCGAGACCGTCGTTCGGCTACTGGCGCCCTTCGTTCCCCACGTGAGCGAGGAGCTCTGGAGCTGCCTCGGGCATGAAGGAGGACTCGAAAAGGCGGGATGGCCCGCCTGGGTCGAAGAGGCTCTGGCCGAGCAGGAAAAGACCATCGTGGTCCAGGTCAACGGAAAGATGCGGGGCAAGGTGACGGTTCCCGCAGATGCCGACGAGGAGACCGTCAGGAAGACCGCCCTGGCCGATTCCAACGTGGCCCGTTTCGTCGATGGCAAAACCCTGCGCAAGGTGATCGTCGTGCCCGGCCGGCTGGTCAACGTCGTGGTCGGCTGA
- the infA gene encoding translation initiation factor IF-1, with the protein MAKEEAIEVEGKVIEPLPNAMFRVELDNGHVVLAHISGKMRKFYIRILPGDRVTVELSPYDLTRGRITYREK; encoded by the coding sequence TTGGCAAAGGAAGAAGCGATAGAAGTCGAAGGGAAGGTTATCGAGCCCCTTCCCAACGCCATGTTCCGGGTCGAACTCGACAACGGACACGTGGTCCTGGCCCACATCTCTGGCAAGATGCGCAAGTTCTACATTCGCATCCTTCCCGGGGACCGGGTGACGGTCGAGCTCTCCCCCTACGATCTGACCCGGGGGCGCATCACCTACCGGGAAAAGTAA
- a CDS encoding response regulator: MSAYKVLVVEDSPTMRQLILFALKRIRGLDITEACDGVDGLKKLSNEKFDMIFTDINMPIMDGLKLVSLARNDPLYKDVTIVIITTEGAEEDRERALALGANDYITKPIQTARILETARRLLNLPG, translated from the coding sequence ATGTCCGCATACAAAGTACTGGTCGTCGAAGACTCGCCCACCATGCGCCAGCTTATTCTCTTCGCCCTCAAGCGGATTCGAGGGCTGGACATCACCGAGGCGTGCGACGGGGTGGATGGCCTGAAAAAGCTGTCCAACGAGAAGTTCGACATGATTTTCACCGATATCAACATGCCCATCATGGATGGCCTGAAACTGGTCAGCCTGGCCCGCAACGATCCTCTTTACAAGGACGTCACTATTGTTATTATCACCACAGAGGGGGCGGAAGAAGACCGGGAACGGGCGCTGGCCCTCGGCGCCAACGACTACATCACCAAGCCGATTCAGACCGCCCGGATCCTGGAGACGGCCAGAAGGCTGTTGAACCTGCCCGGTTGA
- a CDS encoding GAF domain-containing protein, with translation MSDQDDNRGTASRAEEFLHMFKKGAEFTQDLLKENERLRFQVLDLNEAAKKSGDVGSSSDDEFEKMRERLAVLESEKKEILDRIKHVEAENLDFANRYLEVETENNSLANLYIASYQLHSTLDFREVLQVITEIVINLVGAEEFSIMLLDEKTNILQAVASEGIESSEIPTIHLGEGLIGQMAETGDNYFIDDMEGYVRDFQHPLVCIPLKIKEHVIGVIVIYKLLVQKNKFAELDYELFTLLAGHAATAIFSSKLYSESERKLSTIQGFIEMLTK, from the coding sequence ATGAGCGATCAGGACGATAATAGGGGGACGGCCTCGCGGGCCGAGGAATTTCTGCACATGTTCAAGAAGGGGGCAGAGTTCACTCAGGACCTCCTCAAGGAAAACGAGCGCCTGCGCTTTCAGGTCCTGGACCTGAACGAAGCGGCGAAGAAAAGTGGGGACGTAGGCAGTTCGTCCGACGATGAATTCGAAAAAATGCGCGAGCGCCTCGCCGTGCTGGAGTCTGAAAAGAAGGAGATACTCGACCGGATCAAGCATGTCGAGGCCGAGAACCTCGATTTCGCCAACCGCTACCTGGAGGTCGAGACCGAGAACAACAGCCTGGCCAATCTCTACATAGCGTCCTACCAGCTCCATTCGACCCTCGATTTCCGCGAAGTGCTGCAGGTGATCACCGAAATCGTCATCAACCTGGTCGGGGCCGAGGAGTTCTCGATCATGCTCCTCGACGAAAAGACCAACATCCTTCAGGCCGTGGCCAGCGAAGGAATCGAGTCCTCCGAAATCCCGACCATTCATCTCGGCGAAGGGCTCATCGGTCAGATGGCGGAGACCGGGGATAACTACTTCATCGACGATATGGAGGGTTACGTCCGGGACTTCCAGCACCCCTTGGTCTGCATCCCCCTCAAGATCAAGGAGCATGTCATCGGGGTCATCGTCATCTACAAGCTTCTCGTGCAGAAAAACAAGTTTGCCGAACTCGATTATGAACTCTTCACCCTGCTGGCCGGACATGCCGCGACCGCCATTTTTTCCTCCAAGCTCTATTCGGAGTCCGAGCGGAAGCTGTCCACCATCCAGGGTTTTATTGAAATGTTGACCAAGTAG
- a CDS encoding chemotaxis response regulator protein-glutamate methylesterase has protein sequence MSKKVRVLVVDDSAYNRRTIVKMLEVVPGIEVVGYACDGEEGLRKFFDLEPDLVTLDLEMPRMDGFTFLRVVMQKRHTPVIVVSARSEDSSVFKALELGAVEFVTKPPGKISPALANIRDDLVRKVRQIACTDMNKILARSLSALGADQVVAGRSRRKWEVGGEGPFRQIVIGASTGGPPALQQILSAIKGPIPVGIAISQHMPPGFTRAFAERLDKVCALEVREARSGDVMKPGRVLISPGGKNLLFRSRGDKVVASVVSPGPDQRYVPSVDVMFASASEAFGPSILGVVLTGMGNDGAKGIIAIKDAGGATLAEAEESSVVFGMPKEAIATGKVDQVVALPRMGEEILRWCEAGRRR, from the coding sequence ATGAGCAAGAAGGTGCGGGTCCTGGTGGTCGACGACTCGGCCTACAACCGCAGAACCATCGTGAAAATGCTCGAGGTCGTTCCCGGGATCGAGGTCGTCGGCTATGCCTGCGACGGAGAGGAGGGGCTGCGGAAGTTCTTCGACCTGGAGCCGGACCTGGTTACCCTCGATCTGGAGATGCCCCGCATGGATGGGTTCACCTTCCTGCGCGTGGTTATGCAGAAACGGCACACCCCGGTGATCGTGGTTTCGGCCCGGAGCGAGGATTCCAGCGTATTCAAGGCCCTGGAACTCGGTGCAGTCGAATTCGTGACCAAGCCTCCGGGGAAGATCTCCCCCGCACTGGCCAATATTCGTGATGACCTGGTGCGCAAGGTCCGCCAGATCGCCTGCACCGACATGAATAAAATTCTCGCCCGGTCCCTTTCGGCCCTCGGCGCCGATCAGGTCGTGGCAGGCCGCAGTCGTCGGAAATGGGAGGTCGGCGGGGAGGGGCCTTTCAGGCAGATCGTCATCGGCGCCTCCACGGGTGGTCCCCCCGCGTTGCAGCAGATCCTTTCTGCCATCAAGGGGCCGATCCCGGTCGGCATCGCCATATCTCAACACATGCCGCCCGGCTTTACCCGGGCCTTCGCCGAGAGGCTTGACAAGGTCTGCGCCCTGGAGGTTCGAGAGGCGCGCTCCGGCGATGTCATGAAACCCGGGCGGGTGCTCATTTCCCCCGGGGGAAAGAACCTTCTCTTCCGCTCCAGGGGGGACAAGGTCGTGGCCTCGGTGGTGTCCCCCGGTCCCGACCAGCGTTATGTCCCTTCGGTTGACGTCATGTTCGCCTCGGCCAGCGAGGCCTTCGGGCCGAGTATTCTCGGGGTGGTCCTGACCGGAATGGGCAACGACGGGGCCAAGGGGATCATCGCCATCAAGGATGCCGGCGGCGCGACCCTGGCCGAGGCCGAGGAGAGCAGTGTGGTGTTCGGGATGCCCAAGGAGGCCATCGCGACAGGAAAGGTCGACCAGGTCGTGGCCTTGCCGCGGATGGGCGAAGAGATCCTTCGCTGGTGCGAGGCTGGCCGCCGGAGGTGA